From Virgibacillus ihumii, the proteins below share one genomic window:
- a CDS encoding Crp/Fnr family transcriptional regulator has protein sequence MEPLLQRMSKEDANVLFANSEKMEFTKGETIYNEGDSSDYLYFIHTGEIRLFKRTGPNKELTIFTRRRDDAFGEVGVFSSLKYSNTAEAVMNSVLYRIENQTLENILTDNGGIGLHFTRWVAESLEASKAKIRDYIAFGSEGAVASVFIRYSNMYGVVTPEGVRITEPIMIQDISKHIGISRETVSRIVNKWKERGIIDNDNKYFLLKKVDYFKELLVCEQCGVENCVL, from the coding sequence ATGGAACCACTATTGCAGCGTATGAGCAAGGAAGATGCGAATGTATTGTTTGCAAATTCCGAAAAAATGGAATTCACAAAAGGTGAAACCATTTATAATGAAGGTGATTCATCCGATTATTTATATTTTATACATACAGGCGAAATCAGACTTTTTAAGCGAACTGGTCCGAACAAGGAACTGACGATTTTTACCCGGCGGAGAGATGATGCATTTGGTGAGGTTGGTGTTTTCAGCAGCCTTAAATATTCCAATACTGCTGAAGCTGTCATGAACTCTGTATTATATCGTATTGAGAATCAGACATTGGAAAACATACTGACGGATAATGGTGGAATTGGACTGCATTTTACCAGATGGGTTGCTGAATCGCTCGAGGCAAGCAAGGCCAAAATTCGTGATTATATTGCGTTTGGATCAGAAGGTGCTGTGGCATCTGTATTTATCCGCTATTCCAATATGTACGGGGTGGTAACACCTGAGGGAGTGCGCATAACGGAGCCAATTATGATCCAGGATATCAGTAAGCATATCGGAATTTCACGGGAAACGGTCAGCCGTATAGTGAACAAATGGAAGGAACGAGGAATTATTGATAATGATAATAAATATTTTTTATTGAAGAAAGTGGATTATTTTAAAGAGCTTCTCGTTTGTGAACAGTGCGGCGTGGAAAATTGCGTATTGTAG
- a CDS encoding ABC-ATPase domain-containing protein has translation MQKLMQTLKQIDGKSYKAYKNIQGRYKFKDFDVHIDYVQGDPFATPSKIRVVIPTDKRALKDEWLSPDSRQTATEDIFARKVGKAIAKGNFVIKGSGKSGSIFFDKPGQEVLKRSAVQIDANSITVCISVGLPANGRRINGREAEKLFSAAIPAIIKNSVFTITNDEIVNATQLADQQEAIRKEMRQNNWISFIANGAFLPRESGISNRPMKDAVAFQSPPENEVEIEIPHRTEPLKGMAIKKGISLIVGGGYHGKSTILEAVERGVYAHTHRDGREYVLTDPDAVKIRAEDGRQITGVNISPFINNLPHKQDTDFFSTENASGSTSQAANVMEALEAGATTLLIDEDTSATNFMIRDHRMQQLVRREKEPITPFIDKIKQLRDQFDVSTILVMGGSGDYFAVADSVIMMEAYVPYNVTDEARKIMEQDPLDRESLSAETFGDITNRYFKQNSLQTQKGKRSKTQAKGLTKILMGKTDISFDDTEQLADESQTRMIAEIIQYLDRTNGLGNRSVHQLLDDVEKQMDKDGLASFTVFNDQHPGDIARPRRYEIAAVLNRMRTAKVIQK, from the coding sequence ATGCAAAAATTAATGCAAACATTAAAGCAAATTGATGGAAAAAGCTATAAAGCATATAAAAACATTCAAGGTCGCTATAAATTCAAAGATTTTGATGTTCATATTGATTATGTGCAAGGGGATCCCTTTGCAACTCCGTCGAAAATACGGGTTGTGATCCCAACGGATAAACGAGCTCTAAAAGATGAGTGGCTTTCTCCGGATTCACGGCAAACAGCAACTGAAGACATTTTTGCACGGAAAGTTGGGAAGGCAATTGCGAAGGGCAATTTTGTCATCAAAGGCTCAGGCAAAAGTGGCAGTATCTTTTTTGACAAACCCGGTCAGGAAGTATTGAAACGCAGTGCTGTACAAATAGATGCAAACTCCATAACGGTTTGTATCTCAGTAGGATTGCCGGCGAACGGACGCCGTATTAACGGGCGTGAGGCAGAAAAATTATTTTCCGCCGCCATCCCGGCTATTATTAAAAATTCCGTTTTTACGATTACCAATGATGAAATTGTTAATGCCACACAGCTTGCTGATCAGCAGGAAGCCATTAGGAAGGAAATGCGTCAAAATAACTGGATTTCCTTTATTGCAAATGGAGCATTTCTGCCACGGGAGAGCGGCATCAGTAATCGACCGATGAAGGATGCTGTAGCATTTCAAAGCCCGCCGGAAAATGAGGTGGAGATTGAAATTCCGCATCGAACGGAACCACTGAAAGGAATGGCGATTAAAAAAGGTATCTCTCTCATCGTCGGCGGCGGGTATCACGGGAAAAGTACCATTTTGGAAGCAGTTGAGCGCGGTGTTTATGCTCATACGCACAGAGACGGCCGGGAATACGTGCTGACTGATCCGGATGCAGTGAAAATTCGGGCGGAAGACGGCCGGCAGATAACCGGTGTTAACATTTCACCGTTCATCAATAACCTGCCGCATAAGCAGGATACGGATTTCTTTTCAACCGAAAATGCCAGTGGAAGCACCTCACAGGCGGCCAATGTGATGGAAGCATTGGAAGCGGGTGCCACAACATTACTGATTGATGAGGATACAAGTGCGACGAACTTTATGATTCGTGACCACCGGATGCAACAGCTTGTAAGACGTGAGAAGGAGCCAATTACACCATTTATTGATAAAATAAAACAGTTGCGTGATCAGTTCGATGTTTCAACGATTTTGGTCATGGGTGGATCCGGTGATTATTTTGCCGTTGCAGACTCTGTCATTATGATGGAGGCGTATGTTCCTTATAATGTGACGGATGAAGCGAGAAAGATTATGGAACAGGACCCGCTTGACCGGGAATCGCTGTCGGCTGAAACATTCGGTGATATTACCAACCGTTATTTTAAGCAAAACTCGTTGCAGACGCAAAAAGGTAAACGCTCCAAAACACAGGCAAAAGGCTTAACCAAAATCTTAATGGGGAAAACGGATATTTCGTTTGACGATACCGAGCAATTGGCGGATGAATCACAAACACGGATGATTGCTGAAATCATTCAGTATTTGGATCGGACCAATGGACTGGGCAATCGATCGGTACATCAACTGTTGGATGATGTTGAGAAGCAAATGGATAAGGATGGTCTGGCGTCATTTACTGTCTTTAACGATCAGCATCCGGGAGATATCGCACGCCCCAGACGTTACGAAATAGCCGCAGTGCTGAACCGGATGCGTACAGCGAAGGTCATTCAAAAGTAG
- the queG gene encoding tRNA epoxyqueuosine(34) reductase QueG, whose translation MDTANLRKEIVAYSKEIGIDKIGFAAADVFSELKERLRRQQKLDYQSGFEKGSIAERTEPERLLPEAKSILSIALAYPSRVKGSPKSTKEARRGVFCRASWGTDYHVVLRKKLEKLALFIQEKMPDAETKVMVDTGELSDRAVAERAGIGFSGKNTSIITPEFGSYVYLGELITNIPFIPDEPLSDGCGSCTKCLDACPTGALVQGGQLNAQKCLAFQTQTKGFLDDEYRSKIGNFIYGFDTCQVVCPYNKKVDFHVHPEFEPEPDVAKPQLKPMLRISNREFKNTFGHIAGSWRGKKPLQRNALIALAHYKDETAVSEMIKVMQHDPRPVIRGTAAWSLGKIGTGEAFAAIQMAMKSETDEQVLFEMEKGLAFQQETAEI comes from the coding sequence ATGGATACGGCCAATTTGAGAAAGGAAATAGTGGCATACAGCAAAGAAATCGGCATCGATAAAATTGGCTTTGCCGCTGCGGATGTTTTCAGTGAGTTGAAGGAACGTCTGCGCAGGCAGCAGAAACTCGACTATCAGTCCGGTTTTGAAAAAGGGTCAATTGCTGAACGAACAGAGCCTGAGCGCTTGCTTCCTGAAGCAAAGTCAATCCTTTCCATTGCACTGGCCTATCCATCCCGTGTGAAAGGTTCGCCGAAAAGTACAAAAGAAGCCCGGCGAGGTGTGTTTTGCCGCGCATCATGGGGTACTGATTATCATGTAGTTTTACGGAAGAAACTGGAGAAACTTGCATTGTTTATTCAGGAAAAAATGCCGGATGCCGAAACAAAAGTAATGGTCGATACCGGCGAGTTATCTGATCGTGCAGTCGCGGAACGGGCGGGAATCGGCTTCAGCGGGAAAAATACATCGATTATTACGCCGGAGTTTGGATCATACGTTTATCTCGGCGAGCTGATTACCAACATACCGTTTATTCCGGATGAACCGCTTTCTGATGGATGCGGTTCCTGTACGAAATGTCTGGATGCCTGTCCAACCGGTGCACTTGTTCAAGGCGGGCAGCTTAACGCTCAGAAATGTCTGGCATTTCAAACACAGACAAAAGGTTTTCTTGATGACGAGTACCGTTCCAAAATCGGCAACTTCATCTATGGCTTTGATACATGCCAAGTGGTCTGTCCCTACAATAAAAAGGTGGATTTTCATGTGCATCCTGAGTTTGAACCGGAGCCGGACGTGGCCAAGCCACAGCTTAAACCGATGCTGCGGATTTCCAACCGGGAATTTAAAAACACCTTTGGCCATATCGCCGGCTCTTGGCGCGGGAAGAAGCCCTTGCAGCGCAATGCACTGATTGCTCTGGCACATTATAAAGATGAAACAGCGGTCAGCGAAATGATCAAAGTCATGCAGCATGATCCACGCCCGGTCATTCGCGGAACTGCTGCATGGTCACTTGGTAAAATTGGAACGGGTGAGGCATTTGCTGCAATTCAGATGGCTATGAAGAGCGAAACAGATGAACAGGTTCTGTTTGAAATGGAAAAGGGGTTGGCATTCCAACAGGAAACGGCTGAGATCTAA